The proteins below are encoded in one region of Chrysemys picta bellii isolate R12L10 chromosome 4, ASM1138683v2, whole genome shotgun sequence:
- the LOC101952148 gene encoding zinc finger protein 883-like isoform X2, giving the protein MSVTFEDVAMYFSPAEWVLLGEEQKQLYRHVMWENYQTLVSLGIQISKPVVISSIERGEELCAQGPTEDEDILRGTRPGFPDAEETWDWPAIESSLGFFLTQSSSPGAGARNLSRAEGHTPEEGRGNLEPFRPFPGTSGKNYSKKSEPGRHHKRQCTPQRQRKNLTRKEPETSRAHQRRSRPYLRPPAEGKAEPRKSLYTCRVCREEFKVQRDLISHHWMVHRRQELYHCSECGESFRRKKEFRAHGKAHRKKRDHPCIECGKIFHQLSHLIAHQRIHTGERPYQCAECGKRFFHISALNIHKRVHSGERPFACAECGKRFMDSSTFRNHQAIHSEKRPHRCNQCGKGFKVISSLTRHLKIHSEERPFLCHECGKKFCLREHLIRHQRIHTGEQPHSCAECGKKFSLLQSLRRHQEIHSTGRLHRCAECGKIFRHPENLSRHQRVHTGKLHRCTDCGKGFVYIHHLKSHQRIHTGEKPYCCTECGKSFTQLSGLTNHQRIHSGERPYPCTQCGKCFAHSSSLTEHLKIHSGERPYSCIQCGKHFARSSSLTQHQRTHPGERPYSCAQCGKRFARSSYLTKHQSTHSE; this is encoded by the exons ATGTCGGTGACGTTTGAGGATGTGGCCATGTATTTCTCCCCAGCAGAATGGGTGCTGCTGGGCGAGGAGCAAAAGCAACTTTACAGACACGTCATGTGGGAAAATTACCAGACTCTGGTCTCACTAG GAATCCAAATCTCCAAGCCAGTGGTGATCTCCAGCATAGAGCGAGGGGAAGAGCTGTGTGCCCAGGGTCCCACAGAAGATGAGGACATCCTGAGAGGTACCCGCCCAG GGTTTCCAGATGCAGAAGAAACCTGGGACTGGCCAGCAATTGAAAGCTCCTTGGGCTTCTTCCTCACCCAAAGCTCTTCCCCTGGAGCAG GGGCGAGGAacctgagcagggctgaggggcATACTCCTGAGGAAGGGCGTGGCAACCTGGAGCCATTCAGGCCTTTCCCAGGGACATCAGGGAAGAACTATTCCAAGAAATCTGAACCGGGAAGACACCACAAGAGGCAGTGCACACCACAAAGGCAGAGGAAAAATCTGACCAGGAAGGAGCCAGAAACCTCAAGGGCCCATCAGAGGAGATCCAGACCATATCTAAGGCCTCCTGCAGAGGGAAAAGCTGAGCCCAGAAAGAGCCTATATACCTGCCGTGTGTGCAGAGAAGAATTCAAGGTGCAGAGAGACCTGATAAGCCACCACTGGATGGTTCATAGGAGACAGGAACTGTATCACTGTAGCGAGTGTGGGGAGAGCTTTAGGAGAAAGAAGGAGTTCAGAGCACATGGGAAAGCTCACAGAAAGAAGAGAGACCATCCCTGTATTGAATGTGGGAAGATATTCCACCAGTTATCGCATCTCATTGCCCACCAGAGAATACAtacgggagagagaccctatcagTGTGCTGAGTGCGGAAAAAGATTCTTCCATATATCAGCTCTCAACATCCACAAGAGAGTCCACTCAGGAGAGAGACCCTTTGCCTGCGCTGAGTGTGGAAAGCGATTTATGGATTCATCAACATTTCgtaatcatcaggcaatccactcAGAAAAGAGACCCCATCGCTGTAACCAATGTGGGAAAGGCTTCAAAGTTATATCAAGTCTTACTAGACACCTGAAAATCCACAGCGAAGAGAGACCCTTCTTGTGCCACGAGTGTGGGAAAAAATTTTGCCTACGAGAACATCTCATtagacatcagaggatccacactggGGAACAGCCCCATTCCTgtgctgagtgtgggaaaaaattCAGTCTCCTTCAAAGTCTCAGGAGACACCAGGAAATCCATAGTACGGGGAGACTCCATCGCTGTGCTGAATGTGGGAAAATATTCCGTCATCCAGAAAATCTCTCTAGACACCAAAGAGTCCACACTGGGAAACTCCATCGCTGCACTGACTGTGGAAAAGGCTTTGTCTATATACATCATCTCAAGAgccaccagagaatccacactggagaaaAACCCTATTGCTGcactgagtgcgggaaaagtttcACCCAATTGTCAGGCCTCACCAACCACCAGAGAATCCATTCAGGAGAGCGACCCTATCCCTGCACTCAGTGTGGGAAGTGCTTTGCTCACTCATCATCTCTCACTGAACATCTGAAAATCCATTCAGGAGAGCGACCATATTCCTGCATTCAGTGTGGGAAGCACTTTGCTCGCTCATCATCTCTTACTCAGCATCAGAGAACCCACCCAGGAGAGCGACCATATTCCTGCGCTCAGTGTGGGAAGCGCTTTGCTCGCTCATCATATCTTACTAAACACCAGAGCACCCACTCAGAATAG
- the LOC101952148 gene encoding zinc finger protein 883-like isoform X1 yields MSVTFEDVAMYFSPAEWVLLGEEQKQLYRHVMWENYQTLVSLGIQISKPVVISSIERGEELCAQGPTEDEDILRGTRPGFPDAEETWDWPAIESSLGFFLTQSSSPGAAGARNLSRAEGHTPEEGRGNLEPFRPFPGTSGKNYSKKSEPGRHHKRQCTPQRQRKNLTRKEPETSRAHQRRSRPYLRPPAEGKAEPRKSLYTCRVCREEFKVQRDLISHHWMVHRRQELYHCSECGESFRRKKEFRAHGKAHRKKRDHPCIECGKIFHQLSHLIAHQRIHTGERPYQCAECGKRFFHISALNIHKRVHSGERPFACAECGKRFMDSSTFRNHQAIHSEKRPHRCNQCGKGFKVISSLTRHLKIHSEERPFLCHECGKKFCLREHLIRHQRIHTGEQPHSCAECGKKFSLLQSLRRHQEIHSTGRLHRCAECGKIFRHPENLSRHQRVHTGKLHRCTDCGKGFVYIHHLKSHQRIHTGEKPYCCTECGKSFTQLSGLTNHQRIHSGERPYPCTQCGKCFAHSSSLTEHLKIHSGERPYSCIQCGKHFARSSSLTQHQRTHPGERPYSCAQCGKRFARSSYLTKHQSTHSE; encoded by the exons ATGTCGGTGACGTTTGAGGATGTGGCCATGTATTTCTCCCCAGCAGAATGGGTGCTGCTGGGCGAGGAGCAAAAGCAACTTTACAGACACGTCATGTGGGAAAATTACCAGACTCTGGTCTCACTAG GAATCCAAATCTCCAAGCCAGTGGTGATCTCCAGCATAGAGCGAGGGGAAGAGCTGTGTGCCCAGGGTCCCACAGAAGATGAGGACATCCTGAGAGGTACCCGCCCAG GGTTTCCAGATGCAGAAGAAACCTGGGACTGGCCAGCAATTGAAAGCTCCTTGGGCTTCTTCCTCACCCAAAGCTCTTCCCCTGGAGCAG CAGGGGCGAGGAacctgagcagggctgaggggcATACTCCTGAGGAAGGGCGTGGCAACCTGGAGCCATTCAGGCCTTTCCCAGGGACATCAGGGAAGAACTATTCCAAGAAATCTGAACCGGGAAGACACCACAAGAGGCAGTGCACACCACAAAGGCAGAGGAAAAATCTGACCAGGAAGGAGCCAGAAACCTCAAGGGCCCATCAGAGGAGATCCAGACCATATCTAAGGCCTCCTGCAGAGGGAAAAGCTGAGCCCAGAAAGAGCCTATATACCTGCCGTGTGTGCAGAGAAGAATTCAAGGTGCAGAGAGACCTGATAAGCCACCACTGGATGGTTCATAGGAGACAGGAACTGTATCACTGTAGCGAGTGTGGGGAGAGCTTTAGGAGAAAGAAGGAGTTCAGAGCACATGGGAAAGCTCACAGAAAGAAGAGAGACCATCCCTGTATTGAATGTGGGAAGATATTCCACCAGTTATCGCATCTCATTGCCCACCAGAGAATACAtacgggagagagaccctatcagTGTGCTGAGTGCGGAAAAAGATTCTTCCATATATCAGCTCTCAACATCCACAAGAGAGTCCACTCAGGAGAGAGACCCTTTGCCTGCGCTGAGTGTGGAAAGCGATTTATGGATTCATCAACATTTCgtaatcatcaggcaatccactcAGAAAAGAGACCCCATCGCTGTAACCAATGTGGGAAAGGCTTCAAAGTTATATCAAGTCTTACTAGACACCTGAAAATCCACAGCGAAGAGAGACCCTTCTTGTGCCACGAGTGTGGGAAAAAATTTTGCCTACGAGAACATCTCATtagacatcagaggatccacactggGGAACAGCCCCATTCCTgtgctgagtgtgggaaaaaattCAGTCTCCTTCAAAGTCTCAGGAGACACCAGGAAATCCATAGTACGGGGAGACTCCATCGCTGTGCTGAATGTGGGAAAATATTCCGTCATCCAGAAAATCTCTCTAGACACCAAAGAGTCCACACTGGGAAACTCCATCGCTGCACTGACTGTGGAAAAGGCTTTGTCTATATACATCATCTCAAGAgccaccagagaatccacactggagaaaAACCCTATTGCTGcactgagtgcgggaaaagtttcACCCAATTGTCAGGCCTCACCAACCACCAGAGAATCCATTCAGGAGAGCGACCCTATCCCTGCACTCAGTGTGGGAAGTGCTTTGCTCACTCATCATCTCTCACTGAACATCTGAAAATCCATTCAGGAGAGCGACCATATTCCTGCATTCAGTGTGGGAAGCACTTTGCTCGCTCATCATCTCTTACTCAGCATCAGAGAACCCACCCAGGAGAGCGACCATATTCCTGCGCTCAGTGTGGGAAGCGCTTTGCTCGCTCATCATATCTTACTAAACACCAGAGCACCCACTCAGAATAG